In one Zobellia galactanivorans genomic region, the following are encoded:
- a CDS encoding LamG-like jellyroll fold domain-containing protein yields MKNIKNLVSCLMVATLFYSCDQGIDALTEVDPGADASAPTITITSPAEGAAVKVNEELATITVRFQAEDDIELGSVEVLLDGTRIGNYNTFKDYRKLIVDDLVYDQLEDGAHQLTVIAKDLDGKSTSEVINFTKEPAYISKYPGEILYMPFDGGYVDLLSFEEAEQVGSPAISEESLAGSGAYAGAEGAYLTLDSERFKNTELSAIFWVKLNAMPDRAGILAMSPPLDDAGGNVLTSGFRFFRENANGQQRYKLNVGEGDKNTWFDGGEAAEVDPASEEWVNLAFTISGSEAVVYIDGQIVSQGPLGGIDWNDVNVLSIMSGEPNFSGWNHKSDLSLMDELRIFDRAITQDEIRQIIQDDSGIVVSDYPPNFPGEMFYMPFDGTYKNLFTDIAADLVGTPSFSEDDVVAGDASYMGATDSYLTVPSNGLTPDAFSATLWYKVDASSGNGGILVMSPEDTEKEGFPEVQNLRTSGFRFFREGDATRQVFKLNVGTGESDVWLDGADAAAIDPTTAGWVHLAFSISESDAVLYINGEIVAQNSVDGGIDWSGCDILSIGSGAPRFTEWGHLSNESLIDELRFFDKALTQEEIQGIMNHNL; encoded by the coding sequence ATGAAAAATATCAAAAACCTAGTATCGTGCCTGATGGTCGCTACACTTTTTTACAGCTGTGACCAAGGTATCGATGCCTTAACAGAAGTCGACCCAGGGGCAGATGCCTCGGCCCCGACCATTACTATTACGTCACCTGCCGAAGGCGCTGCCGTAAAAGTGAATGAAGAATTGGCAACCATAACCGTTAGGTTTCAGGCCGAAGACGATATAGAATTGGGTTCGGTAGAAGTATTGCTTGACGGAACAAGAATAGGCAACTACAATACTTTTAAAGATTACCGCAAGTTGATCGTAGATGATTTAGTATACGACCAACTTGAAGATGGAGCGCATCAACTTACGGTTATAGCCAAAGATTTAGACGGCAAATCGACTAGTGAGGTGATCAATTTTACCAAAGAACCGGCCTATATATCAAAGTACCCTGGAGAGATATTGTACATGCCCTTCGATGGAGGATATGTCGACCTGCTGAGCTTTGAAGAGGCCGAACAAGTGGGGTCTCCGGCGATCAGTGAAGAAAGTTTGGCCGGAAGTGGGGCGTATGCCGGCGCTGAAGGGGCTTATCTTACCCTAGACTCCGAACGATTTAAGAATACGGAGTTAAGTGCCATTTTTTGGGTAAAATTAAATGCGATGCCCGACCGTGCCGGTATTTTGGCCATGAGTCCGCCGCTCGATGATGCAGGAGGAAATGTACTGACCAGTGGTTTTAGGTTCTTTCGTGAGAATGCCAATGGCCAACAGCGTTACAAGTTAAACGTAGGGGAAGGGGACAAGAATACTTGGTTTGATGGAGGTGAAGCTGCGGAAGTAGACCCAGCTTCGGAAGAATGGGTAAATCTTGCCTTTACCATTTCCGGTTCGGAAGCCGTGGTGTATATCGATGGACAAATTGTTTCTCAAGGACCTTTGGGAGGAATCGACTGGAATGATGTCAATGTACTTTCCATAATGTCGGGAGAACCTAATTTTTCGGGATGGAACCATAAATCGGACCTAAGCTTAATGGATGAGTTGCGCATATTTGACCGCGCGATTACCCAAGATGAAATCAGACAGATCATTCAAGATGATTCGGGTATCGTCGTTTCTGATTACCCTCCCAATTTTCCGGGAGAGATGTTCTACATGCCTTTCGATGGTACCTATAAAAATTTGTTTACTGACATAGCGGCTGATCTTGTCGGCACCCCTAGTTTTTCTGAGGATGATGTGGTTGCCGGTGATGCTTCTTACATGGGTGCTACGGATTCTTATTTGACCGTTCCTTCAAACGGATTGACTCCCGATGCGTTTAGTGCTACACTTTGGTATAAAGTGGATGCCTCATCGGGTAATGGGGGCATCTTGGTAATGAGTCCTGAAGACACTGAAAAAGAGGGCTTCCCCGAAGTGCAAAATTTAAGGACCAGTGGTTTTCGTTTCTTTAGGGAAGGTGATGCTACAAGACAGGTCTTTAAACTGAATGTTGGTACCGGTGAATCTGACGTATGGCTCGATGGGGCAGATGCGGCAGCTATAGATCCGACAACGGCTGGTTGGGTTCATTTGGCATTTTCTATCTCAGAAAGCGATGCCGTACTCTATATTAACGGAGAGATCGTTGCCCAGAATAGCGTAGATGGCGGTATCGATTGGTCGGGTTGCGATATACTTTCAATAGGATCGGGAGCACCTAGGTTTACCGAATGGGGCCACTTGTCCAACGAAAGCCTGATCGATGAACTTCGGTTTTTTGATAAGGCCTTGACCCAAGAAGAAATACAGGGGATTATGAACCACAATTTGTAA
- a CDS encoding glucoamylase family protein, which produces MRLVLLALIMGALSLGCGGNPSKKDQQEVKADQELTDDQLFDLIQRQTFDYFWDGAEPTSGLARERIHMDNVYPAHDKDIITTGGSGFGLMAILVGVERGFITREEALERYEKCVSFLETSDRFHGAWPHWLMPDGKMTPFSKKDNGGDLVETAFLVQGLLTVKEYFEVGNAREKKLADRIQKLWEEVEWDWYTKGGENVLYWHWSPEYQWEMNFPVGGYNEALIMYILAAASPTHPIGKEVYEQGWAQNGKIMNDTTFYGLRTVLNHYEHDRSPVGPMFWAHYSYLGLNPKGLRDQYADYWKLNENHALIQYRHALENPHEYKGYGKNLWGLTSSYSMKGYAGHRPDRDLGVISPTAALSSMPYTPQQSKDFLRYMYAEQDSLIGKYGPYDAFSLENKWYVPRYLAIDQGPIPVMIENYRSGLLWKLFMKNADVRKGLKKLGFSSENSDDE; this is translated from the coding sequence ATGAGATTAGTTTTATTGGCCCTGATCATGGGCGCACTTTCACTAGGTTGCGGAGGCAATCCTTCTAAAAAAGACCAACAAGAGGTAAAGGCCGATCAAGAACTGACCGATGACCAATTGTTCGACTTGATCCAAAGGCAGACTTTTGATTATTTCTGGGATGGAGCCGAACCTACTTCGGGTTTGGCCCGGGAACGCATCCACATGGACAATGTGTACCCTGCTCACGATAAGGATATCATTACTACGGGAGGTTCGGGCTTTGGACTTATGGCCATTCTAGTGGGGGTCGAACGGGGATTTATTACCCGTGAAGAAGCTCTCGAACGCTATGAAAAATGTGTTTCCTTTCTCGAAACCTCCGATAGGTTTCACGGAGCTTGGCCCCATTGGCTTATGCCCGATGGAAAAATGACCCCCTTTAGCAAGAAGGATAATGGTGGGGATTTGGTTGAAACCGCTTTTCTGGTCCAGGGCCTATTGACCGTTAAGGAATACTTTGAAGTCGGTAACGCGCGTGAAAAGAAACTGGCGGACCGCATTCAAAAACTTTGGGAAGAGGTCGAATGGGACTGGTATACCAAGGGTGGGGAGAATGTGCTCTATTGGCATTGGTCTCCTGAGTACCAATGGGAAATGAATTTTCCGGTAGGAGGATATAATGAAGCCTTGATCATGTACATTCTGGCTGCAGCATCGCCTACACATCCTATCGGTAAAGAGGTCTATGAGCAAGGATGGGCCCAAAATGGGAAAATTATGAACGATACGACTTTTTATGGCCTTCGAACGGTACTGAACCATTACGAGCATGATAGGTCTCCTGTAGGCCCCATGTTTTGGGCACATTATTCGTATTTGGGACTTAACCCCAAAGGACTAAGGGATCAATATGCCGATTATTGGAAGCTGAACGAAAACCACGCCCTGATCCAATACCGCCATGCGCTTGAAAATCCACATGAATATAAAGGCTATGGAAAGAATCTTTGGGGCTTGACCTCTAGCTATTCGATGAAAGGATATGCGGGTCATAGGCCCGATAGGGACTTAGGGGTCATCTCTCCTACGGCCGCCCTTTCGTCCATGCCTTACACGCCTCAACAGAGCAAGGATTTTTTACGGTATATGTATGCCGAACAAGACTCCTTGATCGGAAAATACGGGCCCTATGATGCCTTTAGCCTTGAAAACAAATGGTACGTACCTCGATACCTAGCCATCGACCAAGGACCTATTCCGGTGATGATCGAAAACTATAGAAGTGGACTCCTATGGAAGCTTTTTATGAAGAATGCCGATGTTCGAAAGGGATTGAAAAAATTAGGGTTTAGTTCTGAAAACAGTGATGATGAGTAG
- a CDS encoding SusC/RagA family TonB-linked outer membrane protein has translation MKIRNIFLLICFFLFQVVLFAQDDITVTGTISDINGEPLPGASIVVKGTTSGTQTDFDGNYTLNDVPKDATLVISYMGFTTQQVIVNGQTNINVSLSEDAQALDEVVVIGYGEMKSKDLTSSITTVKAEELSATPTSSPMQALQGKVAGLQVVSNGSPGQGPTIRVRGIGSYDTGASGPLYVVDGMFFDDIDFLNTADITSISVLKDASAAAIYGVRAANGVVLIETKSGAYNKKAEITYDGYSGFQVAQNVLKLANSEQFVTLAQESGSAPDIEFIDNAMQRYGRSRINPNVPNVNTDWYNEILRPALIQNHSIGVTGGSDNATYAIGANYFGQEGILKMKNEYERFNLRSKIDFKVNDHLTIGGNTVISNATRYDAENSAFRLAYYAVPILPVYDENLAGNENVFPTNYANAQDLGYRGGQNPFPTMDNSELRSKIRNVLANFYAQVHIIPEKLTFKTAYNHNFETVERREVRLPYFIGNGFQRENAELIKRNDTYSNQIWDNTLTYTESFGKHNLTVLGGSSFRDESFERLEAKGLNFPLSGEEAYYLDQAQTIVQDDVKDDGRREYGLSFFGRVSYNYDNRYLLYGTYRADGTNKYQEKWGYFPTIGAGWVVSEENFMQNNGVFDFLKFRGSWGKLGNDKVPGSEGAITSTVVTTAFGDTMVSGVNTTSNFTALKWEVTEEVNLGLSARTFNNRLSLEADYYVRDTKDAVIPIEVPLIPDATRQNVGEIRNQGLELALNWNDQVSDDFSYSLGANFSTLKNEVLDTDRQLNIDTGSAEFRQRTRVGDPVFSFFGLEVEGVYQNDAEIAADPAAQIEIANGNAIVPGDLKFKDQDGVDGITADDRVMLGNYLPTYSFGFNMGFNYKGWDFSAAALGQGGNKILNRKRGEVIFTNDTNWDRDFALNRWHGEGTSNSYPSSAGIRKGWNQQLSDFFIEKGDFFRIQNITLGYTINKNGATKGIPQTRIYVTAEKPLSVFNYNGFSPEVSNGVDNETYPIPAIYTIGVNIKI, from the coding sequence ATGAAAATAAGGAACATTTTTTTGTTGATATGCTTCTTTTTGTTTCAGGTGGTATTGTTTGCTCAAGACGATATTACCGTTACGGGTACGATTAGCGATATCAATGGGGAACCATTACCGGGAGCAAGTATTGTGGTGAAAGGTACCACATCGGGTACCCAAACTGATTTTGATGGCAACTATACTCTCAACGATGTGCCAAAAGATGCGACATTGGTAATAAGCTATATGGGTTTTACCACGCAACAAGTTATCGTGAACGGACAAACGAACATTAACGTAAGCTTATCGGAAGATGCGCAAGCCTTAGATGAGGTGGTGGTCATCGGTTATGGTGAAATGAAGTCAAAAGACCTTACGTCTTCTATTACAACGGTAAAGGCGGAAGAACTATCGGCCACACCTACTAGTTCACCCATGCAGGCGCTACAGGGCAAGGTGGCGGGCCTACAGGTGGTGAGTAATGGGAGCCCGGGTCAAGGGCCTACTATTCGGGTGCGTGGTATCGGTTCATATGATACCGGTGCCTCTGGTCCACTTTATGTTGTAGACGGAATGTTCTTTGATGATATCGACTTTTTGAATACGGCCGATATTACCTCTATCTCAGTTTTGAAAGATGCTTCCGCCGCCGCAATCTATGGGGTGCGTGCCGCAAACGGGGTAGTACTCATCGAAACCAAATCGGGGGCATATAATAAAAAGGCAGAGATTACTTATGATGGGTATTCGGGCTTTCAAGTGGCACAGAATGTGTTAAAATTAGCTAATTCTGAGCAATTTGTGACCTTGGCACAAGAGTCCGGTTCGGCTCCTGATATCGAATTTATCGACAATGCCATGCAGCGTTACGGGCGTAGCCGAATTAACCCGAATGTACCTAATGTAAACACGGATTGGTATAACGAAATTTTGAGACCCGCTTTAATTCAAAACCATAGTATAGGGGTTACCGGTGGCAGCGATAATGCTACCTATGCTATTGGCGCCAATTATTTTGGACAAGAGGGAATTCTTAAAATGAAGAATGAATACGAGCGTTTTAACCTTAGAAGTAAGATCGATTTCAAGGTCAATGACCATTTGACCATTGGGGGGAATACGGTCATCAGTAACGCTACCCGTTACGATGCCGAAAACTCGGCTTTTCGCTTAGCCTATTATGCGGTTCCGATCCTTCCCGTATACGACGAAAACCTTGCCGGAAATGAAAATGTATTTCCTACCAATTATGCCAATGCCCAGGATTTGGGTTACCGCGGTGGGCAGAATCCATTTCCGACCATGGACAATAGTGAGCTGCGCTCAAAAATAAGGAACGTACTGGCCAATTTTTACGCCCAGGTACATATCATTCCTGAAAAATTGACCTTTAAAACGGCCTATAACCACAACTTTGAGACCGTTGAGCGCAGAGAGGTTCGCTTGCCCTATTTTATCGGTAACGGATTTCAGCGGGAAAATGCGGAGCTTATAAAGCGCAACGATACCTATTCCAATCAAATATGGGACAACACCTTAACCTACACCGAATCTTTTGGCAAACATAATCTAACCGTTCTTGGAGGTTCTTCTTTTAGGGATGAATCCTTCGAGCGATTGGAGGCCAAGGGCTTGAATTTTCCATTGTCGGGTGAAGAGGCCTATTATCTAGATCAGGCTCAGACCATTGTTCAAGACGATGTTAAGGATGATGGCCGTCGTGAATATGGATTGTCTTTCTTCGGCAGGGTTTCCTATAACTACGATAATAGATACCTGTTGTACGGTACCTACCGAGCGGATGGAACCAATAAGTATCAAGAAAAATGGGGGTATTTCCCAACAATCGGTGCGGGATGGGTTGTTTCCGAAGAAAATTTTATGCAGAACAATGGCGTTTTCGACTTTCTGAAATTTCGCGGTAGCTGGGGTAAACTGGGGAACGATAAAGTACCTGGTAGCGAAGGCGCCATTACCTCTACTGTGGTCACCACGGCTTTTGGTGACACTATGGTCAGTGGGGTGAATACAACAAGTAATTTTACGGCCCTAAAATGGGAGGTTACCGAAGAGGTGAACCTAGGTCTATCGGCACGTACCTTTAATAATAGGCTTTCATTGGAGGCGGATTATTATGTGAGGGATACCAAAGATGCGGTAATTCCTATTGAAGTTCCTTTAATTCCTGATGCAACGCGACAGAATGTAGGTGAAATTAGAAATCAAGGTCTGGAATTGGCTTTAAACTGGAACGACCAGGTTTCGGATGACTTTAGTTACTCATTGGGGGCTAATTTTTCCACCTTGAAAAATGAAGTACTCGACACCGACCGTCAGTTGAATATTGATACAGGTTCTGCCGAATTCAGACAACGGACCCGGGTTGGTGATCCCGTTTTCTCCTTCTTTGGTTTGGAAGTCGAGGGTGTCTATCAAAACGATGCGGAAATTGCTGCTGATCCCGCAGCACAAATAGAAATCGCCAATGGAAATGCCATTGTTCCCGGAGATTTGAAATTTAAGGATCAAGACGGGGTAGATGGTATTACCGCGGATGACCGCGTTATGTTGGGCAATTATTTACCAACCTATTCCTTTGGCTTCAATATGGGCTTTAATTATAAAGGATGGGATTTCTCGGCAGCGGCATTGGGCCAAGGCGGGAATAAAATCTTGAACCGTAAACGTGGGGAGGTCATCTTTACCAATGACACTAATTGGGATCGCGATTTTGCTTTGAACCGCTGGCATGGCGAAGGTACTTCAAACAGTTACCCTTCTTCGGCAGGTATCAGAAAAGGATGGAACCAGCAGTTAAGCGATTTCTTTATCGAGAAAGGGGACTTCTTTCGGATCCAGAACATCACCTTAGGGTATACCATCAATAAAAACGGGGCAACAAAGGGTATTCCGCAGACCCGTATCTACGTAACGGCCGAGAAACCTTTGTCGGTTTTCAATTATAACGGTTTTAGCCCTGAAGTATCCAATGGTGTAGACAATGAAACTTATCCAATTCCTGCTATCTATACGATAGGCGTAAATATTAAAATATAA
- a CDS encoding RagB/SusD family nutrient uptake outer membrane protein: MKRFIKISKPSLVLLFVLAVWGCTDKLDEPELNNNFAGGTDFTDSSGMLLSTVGAYEAFYSRGWEQPLIISVRGDDVNSGGLGDQPEFTEMDKFNYSKDHWMVNSLWENTYADVISAHTAMEQIARYQEFGSDEEIALGNQYIAEIQVLRGMMLFQISQVYGDVFIPESSDTELLLEVETLPTKAEVMQHVSDQMDLAIPLLPEMRPNERTDLKGGVTKYTALAIKALANQELENYQAVADATGQIIASGKFSLYPDFYELFKTPGKLSDESILDLQYSDFNQGEGDRFAHLYAPYGSVNWTPAVEGAASGWGFYEPSFKFIKFMLDRGETVRLETSVLFTDRGIAELQTDAAYSDLPSFMTNVTRDGDKINDFSRGYFSSGKHYLPSNQLIAGRTAYGSNKNYNVIRYAEILLMYAEALKQGASSSVMTADQAVNLVRERAGMPALSGVTLDQIVDEKFAELAMEWGKRYYDMLRLKKYDELSYDGRTFTEDKKYLPYPQPQIDQFPVLDN; encoded by the coding sequence ATGAAACGATTTATAAAAATTTCAAAACCTTCCCTAGTGTTGCTTTTCGTCCTAGCTGTTTGGGGATGTACCGATAAGCTTGACGAACCTGAACTGAACAATAATTTTGCCGGGGGAACGGACTTTACCGATTCATCGGGGATGTTACTGTCTACCGTTGGTGCCTATGAGGCTTTTTATTCGAGGGGGTGGGAGCAGCCTTTGATCATTTCCGTTCGGGGCGACGATGTGAATTCCGGTGGTTTGGGCGATCAGCCCGAGTTTACCGAAATGGATAAATTTAACTACAGTAAAGATCATTGGATGGTGAATTCCCTTTGGGAAAACACTTATGCCGATGTGATTTCCGCACATACGGCCATGGAACAGATTGCACGCTACCAAGAATTCGGTTCCGATGAGGAAATTGCCTTGGGGAACCAATACATAGCCGAAATTCAGGTGTTGCGTGGTATGATGTTGTTCCAGATTTCACAGGTGTATGGCGATGTGTTCATTCCTGAGTCCTCCGATACGGAACTCTTGTTAGAGGTAGAAACCTTACCGACCAAGGCGGAAGTGATGCAACATGTTTCCGATCAGATGGATTTGGCCATACCACTTTTACCCGAAATGCGTCCCAACGAACGTACCGATTTAAAAGGAGGGGTGACTAAATATACTGCCTTGGCGATTAAGGCCTTGGCAAACCAAGAGTTGGAAAATTACCAAGCAGTTGCCGATGCCACAGGACAGATTATAGCTTCGGGCAAGTTCAGTCTTTACCCAGATTTCTATGAGCTATTTAAAACTCCGGGCAAGTTGAGCGACGAGAGTATACTCGACCTGCAATATTCCGATTTTAATCAAGGGGAAGGTGATCGATTCGCCCATTTGTACGCTCCTTACGGTTCGGTAAACTGGACACCCGCAGTAGAAGGGGCCGCAAGTGGATGGGGTTTTTATGAACCTAGCTTCAAGTTTATCAAATTTATGTTAGACCGTGGCGAAACCGTTCGTTTAGAGACTAGTGTGCTCTTTACGGATCGAGGTATTGCCGAATTACAAACCGATGCGGCCTATTCCGATTTACCTTCTTTTATGACCAATGTTACTAGGGACGGTGATAAAATAAACGATTTTTCCAGAGGCTATTTTTCAAGTGGGAAACACTATCTGCCGTCCAATCAGCTAATTGCGGGAAGAACCGCCTATGGCAGTAATAAAAACTATAACGTTATCCGTTATGCCGAAATTCTACTGATGTATGCCGAAGCATTAAAGCAAGGGGCTTCAAGTTCTGTAATGACTGCCGACCAAGCGGTAAACTTGGTACGGGAAAGAGCCGGAATGCCTGCTTTGTCCGGTGTGACCTTAGATCAGATCGTAGATGAAAAGTTTGCCGAACTCGCTATGGAATGGGGAAAACGTTACTACGATATGCTCCGATTGAAAAAATACGATGAGCTAAGCTATGACGGACGAACCTTTACGGAAGACAAGAAATACCTTCCTTATCCACAGCCGCAAATTGATCAGTTTCCTGTATTGGACAATTAA
- a CDS encoding helix-turn-helix and ligand-binding sensor domain-containing protein, which yields MLMRIGYYIGSLVFLWSLSLGAQTLLPPIYNYKVFEYNAGAQNWGITVDDNGRVFAANDKGLLSFNGEEWVLNKLPNATILRSVASVKDKIYTGSYEEFGYWQTTDQGGLDYTSLTHLIKDHTFTSEEFWQIQPFQDAIVFRSFSTLYKYEEGQINVIDPDFVITGLAVYDNEVYVAAKNMGLYWLKGQKLEPVANNEIFEDQTITDMVSFEGGLLIGTQLNGCVVLNNGEFTPIDKNMNDRLKEYQLNKILPLDTGEIVFGTIKNGLYLFDYNEGIFRNLNRKTGLQNNTVLSLAGFNDQFWVGLENGIDRVQVNSPITFYTDHTGALGTVHDVAIQENTMYLGSNTGIYYFKEDELHFFEGSQGHVWDVESIGGDVLAGHNTGTFKLEGERLTKISDRAGGYQFVKVPETNDIFLQGTYTGVAKFKKQPNGQWDISTILGIDFPVKQLCFEDKQTIWAAHHYKGLFRFRLNADLSKVEERTVFDTSVLPNIYNVKLYHIKNQIVLQSEGKWFKYDPLVGKIDVLKEFEPFTGKSLIYTDGEHFWFLKDGETKELLYTDLRENAIAISEVQLNQRLMPDMERAVRRNDSTYLLTLSDGFAQMNLTQLQRQLHNATIPVPELSFFGAHDRRYSINDTVFEVAYAESRDLRFQFAAPRMIQPRYYYELKGPFYQGAYTTEGTLNFQNLPHGRYDLNVHTVSMDNRKSAPKTITFNIAPPWYLSNWSMLGYLVLVIAVILGVRWYNRQKLKRKHELLKIRLQREQDERLAQLEKEKLEKEIKRKQTELARTTMSVAKKNELILELKDLMVLNKDAFPNKQRYRSLTKKLDGSINENEDWKNFEVNFKELHDDFFDNLLQQFPKLTPKDLKLCAYLKMNLTSKEIAPLMAISIRGVEIHRYRLRKKLGIDSSQNLSNFLIKFK from the coding sequence ATGTTGATGAGAATAGGGTATTACATAGGTTCCCTTGTATTTCTTTGGTCCTTAAGCCTAGGCGCCCAAACCTTGCTGCCCCCAATTTATAATTATAAAGTCTTTGAGTACAATGCAGGGGCGCAAAATTGGGGGATTACGGTAGATGATAACGGAAGGGTCTTTGCGGCCAATGACAAGGGGCTACTTTCTTTTAACGGCGAAGAATGGGTGTTGAACAAACTCCCCAATGCTACCATTCTTCGTTCGGTAGCCTCGGTTAAGGATAAGATCTACACCGGGTCTTACGAAGAATTCGGATATTGGCAGACCACGGATCAGGGAGGGCTTGATTATACTTCGTTGACCCACCTTATTAAGGACCACACCTTTACCAGTGAGGAATTTTGGCAAATACAACCTTTTCAAGATGCTATTGTTTTTCGTTCATTTTCCACCCTATACAAATATGAAGAGGGGCAGATAAACGTCATAGACCCCGATTTCGTTATAACGGGTTTGGCAGTTTACGATAACGAAGTTTATGTAGCGGCAAAAAACATGGGGCTCTATTGGCTCAAGGGACAAAAATTGGAGCCCGTAGCTAACAATGAAATATTTGAGGATCAGACCATAACTGACATGGTATCTTTTGAGGGGGGACTTTTGATCGGAACGCAATTGAATGGTTGTGTGGTTCTAAATAACGGAGAGTTTACCCCGATCGACAAAAATATGAACGACCGGTTAAAGGAGTACCAGTTGAATAAAATTCTGCCTTTGGACACGGGGGAAATTGTTTTTGGAACGATCAAGAACGGACTTTACCTATTTGATTATAATGAAGGAATATTTCGCAACCTCAATAGAAAAACAGGACTTCAGAACAATACGGTGCTTTCTTTGGCCGGGTTCAACGATCAGTTCTGGGTAGGTCTGGAAAATGGTATCGACCGTGTACAAGTGAATTCACCCATTACCTTTTACACCGACCATACGGGAGCCTTGGGCACGGTACACGATGTGGCCATACAAGAAAACACCATGTATTTGGGAAGCAATACGGGTATCTATTACTTTAAGGAAGACGAATTGCATTTTTTTGAAGGTTCACAGGGCCATGTTTGGGACGTTGAGTCGATCGGTGGCGATGTTTTGGCCGGCCACAATACCGGAACCTTTAAATTGGAAGGCGAAAGGCTGACCAAAATATCGGATCGGGCAGGGGGGTATCAATTTGTTAAAGTACCTGAAACGAACGATATTTTTTTGCAGGGCACCTATACAGGCGTGGCCAAATTCAAAAAGCAGCCCAACGGGCAATGGGATATTAGTACGATTTTAGGTATCGATTTTCCGGTGAAACAACTGTGCTTTGAAGATAAGCAGACCATTTGGGCCGCCCATCATTATAAGGGACTATTCCGCTTTCGGTTGAACGCCGATCTATCGAAGGTAGAGGAAAGGACGGTTTTTGATACGTCGGTACTCCCTAATATTTATAACGTAAAACTGTATCACATCAAAAACCAGATTGTTTTACAGAGCGAGGGAAAATGGTTTAAGTACGATCCCTTGGTAGGTAAAATAGATGTTTTAAAGGAGTTCGAACCCTTTACGGGTAAGTCCTTGATCTATACGGATGGAGAGCATTTCTGGTTTTTAAAGGACGGGGAGACCAAAGAACTGTTATATACGGATCTACGAGAGAATGCCATTGCTATCAGCGAGGTTCAGTTGAACCAGCGCTTGATGCCCGATATGGAACGGGCCGTTAGGCGAAACGATTCTACATATCTTTTGACTTTGAGCGATGGCTTCGCCCAAATGAACCTTACCCAACTACAACGTCAGTTGCATAACGCGACGATTCCCGTTCCGGAACTTTCATTTTTTGGAGCCCATGATAGGCGCTATTCCATCAACGATACGGTGTTTGAGGTGGCCTATGCGGAGTCCCGTGATTTGCGGTTTCAGTTTGCGGCCCCGCGTATGATCCAACCGAGATACTATTATGAACTTAAAGGGCCATTTTACCAAGGGGCATACACTACCGAGGGTACCCTCAATTTTCAAAATTTACCCCATGGCAGGTATGATTTGAACGTTCATACCGTAAGTATGGATAACCGAAAGAGCGCCCCAAAGACCATTACCTTCAATATAGCTCCGCCCTGGTACCTTTCAAACTGGAGTATGTTAGGGTACTTGGTGTTGGTAATAGCCGTGATTTTGGGGGTGAGATGGTACAATCGACAAAAGTTAAAAAGAAAGCACGAACTTTTAAAAATACGTCTGCAGCGCGAACAAGACGAGCGTTTGGCACAGTTGGAGAAAGAAAAGTTGGAAAAGGAAATCAAACGCAAGCAGACCGAACTGGCCCGAACCACCATGAGCGTAGCCAAAAAGAACGAGCTCATATTAGAGCTTAAAGATTTGATGGTGCTGAACAAGGATGCCTTTCCGAACAAGCAACGTTACCGCTCATTGACCAAGAAGTTGGACGGCTCGATCAATGAGAATGAAGATTGGAAGAATTTCGAGGTCAATTTTAAAGAACTGCACGATGACTTTTTCGACAATTTATTGCAACAGTTTCCAAAACTTACACCTAAAGATTTAAAACTTTGTGCCTATTTGAAGATGAACCTTACCAGTAAGGAAATTGCCCCGCTAATGGCTATCTCTATTCGGGGAGTGGAAATACATCGGTACCGTTTACGAAAGAAATTGGGGATAGATAGTTCACAGAACCTATCGAATTTCCTCATCAAGTTCAAATAG